One Thermicanus aegyptius DSM 12793 DNA segment encodes these proteins:
- a CDS encoding GspE/PulE family protein, translating into MSLVRKRLGDLLAESGLITQEQLQEALEEQKKSRQKLGDVLIQKGYITELQLIEVLEFQLGIPHINLFKLPIDPAIVRLIPEALARRYQAIPVRKDGNKLLVAMVDPLDYYCLEDLRMVTGFSIQPAICTREEMGRAIARYYGLQESMENLLQEVGDEEQIVEQEIMNEDSPVVRLVNQMLQQAVQLQASDIHIDPQESRVQIRYRIDGELRTERILARSMLGMIVARIKIMADLNIAERRLPQDGRFKMQVDFKTIDLRVSTLPTIHGEKVVLRILDLQSGVKELEKLHFQESNLSLVKSMIERPYGMILVTGPTGSGKTTTLYSALFRLNRENVNIITVEDPVEYQLEGINQVQVNPATGLTFAAGLRSILRQDPNIIMVGEIRDNETAEIAVRASLTGHLVLSTIHTNDAVSTITRLKDMGIEPYLIASSLLGVISQRLVRSICSECKESYEPTEQERIYLERRGVDIKRLYRGKGCGVCNKTGYRGRLAIHEVLSVDDELRRMISDGTSQEELRKAAKRKGMIPLVEDGLYKAEMGLTTLQEVIRETLD; encoded by the coding sequence ATGTCGCTGGTGCGAAAACGGTTAGGCGATCTCTTGGCGGAAAGCGGGCTCATCACCCAGGAGCAGCTGCAGGAAGCCTTGGAGGAGCAGAAAAAAAGCCGCCAGAAACTGGGGGATGTCCTGATCCAAAAGGGATACATCACCGAACTGCAATTGATTGAAGTGCTGGAGTTCCAGTTGGGGATTCCCCATATCAATCTCTTTAAGCTTCCTATCGATCCCGCCATCGTCCGCCTCATTCCGGAGGCGTTGGCTCGACGCTATCAGGCGATTCCGGTTCGCAAAGATGGGAATAAACTCCTGGTCGCCATGGTTGACCCCCTGGATTACTACTGCCTGGAGGATCTCCGCATGGTGACAGGATTCTCCATCCAACCGGCTATCTGCACCCGGGAAGAGATGGGACGAGCCATCGCCCGCTATTACGGCTTGCAGGAATCGATGGAGAATCTGCTGCAGGAGGTGGGTGATGAGGAGCAGATTGTCGAACAGGAGATCATGAATGAGGATTCTCCCGTGGTCCGCCTCGTCAACCAGATGCTCCAGCAGGCGGTTCAGCTTCAGGCAAGCGATATCCATATCGATCCCCAGGAGAGCCGCGTGCAGATCCGGTACCGCATCGACGGTGAGCTGAGGACGGAGAGGATCCTGGCCCGTTCCATGCTGGGAATGATTGTGGCTCGTATCAAAATCATGGCCGATCTTAACATCGCCGAGCGACGTCTTCCCCAGGATGGCCGTTTTAAGATGCAGGTCGATTTTAAGACGATTGACCTGCGCGTCTCTACGCTGCCCACCATTCATGGAGAGAAGGTGGTTCTTCGGATCCTGGATCTCCAATCCGGCGTGAAGGAACTGGAGAAGCTCCACTTTCAGGAATCGAATCTCTCCCTCGTGAAATCCATGATCGAGCGTCCCTACGGCATGATCCTGGTGACGGGGCCAACCGGAAGCGGAAAGACGACCACCCTCTATTCCGCTCTTTTTCGGTTAAACCGTGAGAATGTAAACATCATTACGGTGGAGGATCCGGTGGAGTACCAACTGGAGGGAATTAACCAGGTGCAGGTAAACCCTGCCACAGGCCTCACGTTTGCAGCGGGGCTTCGCTCCATCCTGCGGCAGGATCCCAATATCATCATGGTGGGAGAAATCCGGGATAACGAGACGGCCGAGATCGCCGTCCGGGCTTCCCTTACCGGGCATTTGGTTCTCTCCACCATTCACACCAATGATGCGGTAAGCACCATCACCCGCCTGAAAGACATGGGCATCGAGCCCTATCTGATCGCCTCTTCCCTCTTGGGGGTTATCTCCCAACGGTTGGTCCGCTCCATTTGCAGCGAATGCAAGGAGAGTTATGAACCGACGGAGCAGGAACGAATCTACCTGGAGCGGCGGGGAGTGGACATTAAGCGCCTCTATCGGGGGAAGGGCTGTGGGGTATGCAATAAGACCGGCTACAGGGGGCGTCTTGCCATCCACGAAGTGCTCTCCGTCGACGATGAACTTAGGCGGATGATTTCCGATGGGACCTCCCAGGAAGAATTGCGGAAGGCCGCAAAGCGAAAAGGGATGATTCCCCTGGTGGAAGATGGTTTATATAAGGCGGAGATGGGACTAACCACACTTCAGGAAGTGATTCGAGAGACCCTGGATTAG